Proteins from one Catenuloplanes atrovinosus genomic window:
- a CDS encoding LCP family protein → MVTKRRGDPLWARLLLIFGAVLVVLSGGTLVAAHTVINRASTAFTQGSLLEGDAAAQDGASGNNIDGAVNLLLVGIDARPPGSSETGVLSDTIIILHIPETHDQAYLISIPRDWLVEVPAYEKAGFPGGSYKINSAFSYGYNVQGSELEKRASGMTLLSTTLNKVTGIRFNGAAIIDFSGFASVIHALGGVDMCVDETAESAHLGVDADGKLVQGWHSEAAGIQLPPGVTPFVHEKGCRKMSATEALDYARIRKSLSDGDYGRQRHQQQLIKAIVKQATTRGVLTDLGKLNNLVKAAGDAFVLDTGGIPPADFLFTLKGVAANDLTLIKTNAGNVNTVIVDGIAYEDLDDKSLAMLDAAEAGTLGTFLIENPQFIARSS, encoded by the coding sequence ATGGTGACGAAGCGTCGCGGGGATCCGCTGTGGGCGCGACTTCTCCTGATCTTCGGCGCGGTGCTGGTGGTGCTCAGCGGTGGCACGCTGGTCGCGGCGCACACGGTGATCAACCGGGCGTCGACCGCGTTCACCCAGGGCTCGCTGTTGGAGGGTGACGCCGCCGCGCAGGACGGCGCGTCCGGCAACAACATCGACGGCGCGGTGAACCTGCTGCTCGTCGGCATCGACGCGCGCCCGCCCGGCTCGTCCGAGACCGGCGTCCTGTCCGACACGATCATCATTCTGCACATCCCGGAGACGCACGATCAGGCATACCTGATCTCCATTCCGCGGGACTGGCTGGTCGAGGTCCCGGCGTACGAGAAGGCCGGCTTCCCCGGCGGATCTTACAAGATCAATTCAGCGTTCTCGTACGGATATAACGTCCAGGGCTCCGAGCTGGAAAAACGCGCCAGCGGCATGACGCTGCTCTCCACCACGCTCAACAAGGTGACCGGCATCCGCTTCAACGGCGCCGCGATCATCGACTTCAGCGGCTTCGCCAGTGTGATCCACGCGCTCGGCGGCGTGGACATGTGCGTGGACGAGACGGCCGAGTCCGCGCACCTCGGCGTGGACGCGGACGGCAAACTGGTGCAGGGCTGGCACTCCGAGGCGGCCGGCATCCAGCTCCCACCCGGCGTCACGCCGTTCGTCCACGAGAAGGGCTGCCGGAAGATGAGCGCCACCGAGGCGCTCGACTACGCGCGCATCCGCAAGAGCCTGAGCGACGGCGACTACGGCCGCCAGCGGCACCAGCAGCAGCTGATCAAGGCGATCGTCAAGCAGGCCACCACCCGGGGCGTGCTCACCGACCTGGGCAAGCTGAACAACCTGGTGAAGGCCGCGGGCGACGCGTTCGTGCTGGACACCGGCGGCATCCCGCCGGCCGACTTCCTGTTCACGCTCAAGGGCGTCGCGGCCAACGACCTCACGCTGATCAAGACCAACGCCGGCAACGTCAACACCGTGATCGTCGACGGCATCGCCTACGAGGACCTCGACGACAAGTCCCTCGCCATGCTCGACGCCGCGGAGGCCGGCACGCTCGGCACCTTCCTGATCGAGAACCCGCAGTTCATCGCCCGCAGCAGCTGA
- a CDS encoding DUF2231 domain-containing protein, giving the protein MQTRVRALGHPVHPMVIVFPLGLLVTGTIFDLVHLITGNDVFGQVGFWNIGAGLIGAVIASATGWLDWTAIPPGTRAKRIGLLHGAINGLVLVLFLISWLLRLDGTTHEPGVLAFVLEVIALAAGSGAAWLGGELVDRLGIGVHEDAHPDAASSLS; this is encoded by the coding sequence ATGCAGACACGAGTACGCGCGCTGGGCCACCCGGTGCATCCGATGGTCATCGTCTTCCCGCTCGGACTCCTGGTCACCGGCACCATCTTCGACCTCGTCCACCTGATCACCGGCAACGACGTATTCGGCCAGGTAGGCTTCTGGAACATCGGCGCCGGCCTGATCGGCGCCGTCATCGCGTCCGCCACCGGCTGGCTCGACTGGACCGCCATCCCGCCCGGCACCCGCGCCAAGCGCATCGGCCTGCTGCACGGCGCCATCAACGGCCTGGTGCTGGTGCTCTTCCTGATCTCATGGCTGCTGCGCCTGGACGGCACCACCCACGAGCCCGGCGTGCTGGCGTTCGTCCTCGAGGTGATCGCCCTGGCCGCCGGCAGCGGCGCGGCCTGGCTCGGCGGCGAACTCGTCGACCGCCTCGGCATCGGCGTCCACGAGGACGCCCACCCGGACGCGGCCAGCTCCCTGTCCTGA
- a CDS encoding CsbD family protein, whose product MGTDDKIDNKVEEAGGKVKEHVGRATDDRDLEAEGKADQSSSHVKQAVEHVKDAFKS is encoded by the coding sequence ATGGGCACCGATGACAAGATCGACAACAAGGTCGAGGAAGCCGGCGGCAAGGTCAAGGAGCACGTCGGCCGCGCTACCGACGACCGCGACCTGGAGGCCGAGGGCAAGGCCGACCAGAGCAGCTCCCACGTCAAGCAGGCCGTCGAGCACGTCAAGGACGCCTTCAAGTCCTGA
- a CDS encoding response regulator transcription factor, with protein sequence MSPPALRVVLIDDHPLFVQGMELLLPRITGGRATVVASTGDAAGAAGLVLRTVADLALVDLHMPAPGGIRAIAAIRRTVARTRIVAMSGDENPEPAVEALRAGAEGFLPKSMDAEALLSPLLSILDGWSVLPSWLLGPLLTPGRGPRPAPPVHLDDAERRLLRLIAAGATTTEIAEELHVSERTVKRLTATLLRKLRVTSRTEAAALAGSAGLI encoded by the coding sequence ATGTCGCCCCCCGCGCTGCGCGTCGTGCTGATCGACGACCATCCGCTGTTCGTGCAGGGCATGGAGTTGCTGCTGCCCAGGATCACCGGTGGGCGGGCGACCGTGGTGGCCTCCACCGGGGACGCGGCCGGCGCGGCGGGGCTCGTCCTTCGTACCGTGGCGGATCTGGCCCTGGTGGATCTGCACATGCCGGCGCCGGGCGGCATCCGGGCGATCGCGGCCATCCGGCGGACGGTGGCACGCACCAGGATCGTGGCGATGTCCGGGGACGAGAACCCGGAGCCCGCGGTCGAGGCGCTGCGTGCCGGCGCGGAGGGCTTCCTGCCCAAGTCGATGGACGCGGAGGCGCTGCTGTCCCCCCTGCTGTCCATCCTGGACGGCTGGTCGGTGCTGCCGTCCTGGCTGCTCGGCCCGCTGCTCACGCCCGGGCGCGGGCCCCGCCCGGCACCGCCGGTGCACCTGGACGACGCGGAGCGGCGCCTGCTGCGGCTGATCGCGGCCGGTGCCACCACCACCGAGATCGCCGAGGAACTGCACGTCTCGGAGCGTACGGTCAAACGGCTGACCGCCACGCTGCTGCGCAAACTGCGCGTGACCAGCCGGACCGAGGCGGCGGCGCTGGCCGGAAGCGCCGGCCTGATCTGA
- a CDS encoding Nramp family divalent metal transporter has translation MAVEQAVAVAPLTIRTRIARVAPWFGPAFVAAVAYVDPGNFATNFTGGAAFGYQLVWVILGANLMAMLVQSLSAKLGLVTGRDLPELCRAHLPRPVSRGLWVQAELVAMATDLAEVIGGALALALLFGIPLPIGGAITCAVSFALLGLQQRGYRTFESVIAGMLGVILAGFLYTVLRSGAEPAALAAGMVPSFSGADSLLLATGILGATVMPHVIYLHSALAKTRTPGISGPAELRRALGCQRLDILVALGLAGLVNLAMLVIAARLFHGRAVGDTGTLEGIHAALGVSLDSAAALAFALALLASGFASSSVGTYAGQVVMQGFIRRRIPLTVRRALTMAPAMVVLLLGVDPTTALVLSQVVLSFGVPFALVPLVMLTRRRDVLGEHVNRPITTVAASVVAALIIALNVFLLIRTFAG, from the coding sequence ATGGCCGTTGAGCAGGCCGTCGCCGTCGCGCCGCTCACCATCCGGACCCGGATCGCGCGGGTCGCGCCGTGGTTCGGGCCCGCGTTCGTGGCCGCGGTCGCGTACGTGGACCCGGGCAACTTCGCCACGAACTTCACCGGCGGCGCCGCGTTCGGCTACCAGCTGGTCTGGGTGATCCTGGGCGCGAACCTGATGGCGATGCTGGTCCAGTCGCTGTCCGCGAAGCTGGGCCTGGTCACCGGCCGCGACCTGCCGGAGCTGTGCCGCGCGCACCTGCCCCGCCCGGTCAGCCGCGGCCTGTGGGTGCAGGCCGAGCTGGTGGCGATGGCGACCGACCTGGCCGAGGTGATCGGCGGCGCGCTGGCGCTGGCGCTGCTGTTCGGCATCCCGTTGCCGATCGGCGGCGCGATCACCTGCGCGGTCTCGTTCGCGCTGCTCGGGTTGCAACAGCGCGGCTACCGCACGTTCGAGTCGGTGATCGCCGGCATGCTCGGCGTGATCCTGGCCGGCTTCCTCTACACGGTGCTGCGCTCCGGCGCCGAGCCGGCCGCGCTGGCCGCCGGCATGGTGCCGTCGTTCTCCGGCGCGGACAGCCTGCTGCTGGCCACCGGCATCCTGGGTGCGACGGTCATGCCGCACGTGATCTATCTGCACTCCGCGCTGGCCAAGACGCGCACGCCGGGGATCAGCGGGCCCGCCGAGCTGCGCCGCGCGCTGGGCTGCCAGCGGCTCGACATCCTGGTCGCGCTGGGCCTGGCCGGGCTGGTCAACCTGGCCATGCTGGTGATCGCGGCGCGGCTGTTCCACGGCCGGGCGGTCGGCGACACCGGCACGCTGGAGGGCATCCACGCGGCGCTCGGCGTCAGCCTGGACTCGGCGGCCGCGCTCGCGTTCGCGCTGGCGCTGCTGGCGTCCGGGTTCGCGTCGTCGAGCGTGGGCACGTACGCCGGCCAGGTCGTCATGCAGGGGTTCATCCGCCGGCGGATTCCGCTGACGGTACGCCGGGCGCTGACCATGGCGCCCGCGATGGTGGTGCTGCTGCTCGGCGTGGACCCGACCACCGCGCTGGTGCTGTCCCAGGTGGTGCTGTCGTTCGGCGTGCCGTTCGCGCTGGTGCCGCTGGTGATGCTGACCCGGCGCCGGGACGTGCTGGGCGAGCACGTCAACCGTCCGATCACGACGGTCGCGGCCTCGGTGGTCGCCGCGCTGATCATCGCGCTCAACGTGTTCCTGCTGATCCGCACGTTCGCGGGCTGA
- a CDS encoding manganese catalase family protein, translating to MFSHIKDLQFEAKPDGPDALFARRLQEVLGGKWGELTVANQYLFQGWSCRLPGKYKDLLLDVGTEEMGHVEMICTMIARLLEGAPQNLHEAAADDNPMLAAIYSGENPAQFIHAGGGPLPVDSNGVPWNGSFITASGNLMADFQLNVTAEAQGRLQVARLFHMTDDPGVKQMLRFLLARDTMHQNMWMAALQQLKDDGLEDMPIPDAFPDAEQENEFAYQLLNFSAGEDSAEGRWASGPAPDGKGTFSYDPAPAAHAPAPVLPPGDPRLYGTPPPTPGGIIGAVKDALS from the coding sequence GTGTTCAGTCACATCAAGGACCTGCAGTTCGAGGCGAAGCCGGACGGCCCGGACGCGCTCTTCGCCCGCCGGCTGCAGGAGGTGCTCGGCGGCAAGTGGGGCGAGCTGACCGTCGCGAACCAGTACCTGTTCCAGGGCTGGAGCTGCCGGCTCCCCGGCAAGTACAAGGACCTGCTGCTCGACGTGGGCACCGAGGAGATGGGCCACGTCGAGATGATCTGCACGATGATCGCCCGCCTGCTGGAGGGCGCGCCGCAGAACCTGCACGAGGCCGCCGCGGACGACAACCCGATGCTGGCCGCCATCTACAGCGGAGAGAACCCGGCCCAGTTCATCCACGCCGGCGGCGGGCCGCTGCCGGTGGACAGCAACGGCGTGCCGTGGAACGGCTCGTTCATCACCGCCAGCGGCAACCTGATGGCCGACTTCCAGCTCAACGTGACCGCCGAGGCCCAGGGCCGCCTCCAGGTCGCCCGCCTGTTCCACATGACCGACGACCCGGGCGTCAAGCAGATGCTCCGCTTCCTGCTGGCCCGCGACACCATGCACCAGAACATGTGGATGGCCGCGCTCCAGCAGCTCAAGGACGACGGCCTGGAGGACATGCCGATCCCGGACGCCTTCCCGGACGCGGAGCAGGAGAACGAGTTCGCCTACCAGCTGCTCAACTTCTCCGCGGGCGAGGACTCGGCCGAGGGCCGCTGGGCCTCCGGACCGGCCCCGGACGGCAAGGGCACGTTCAGCTACGACCCGGCGCCCGCGGCCCACGCTCCGGCCCCGGTCCTCCCGCCGGGCGACCCGCGGCTCTACGGCACCCCGCCACCGACCCCGGGCGGCATCATCGGCGCGGTCAAGGACGCCCTCAGCTGA
- a CDS encoding ChaB family protein, translating to MPAREDMPSTLKRSPKKAQETYAKTHDSAVEQYGEGERAHRTAFSAVKHSFEKVGDHWEPKAKKGPSDAKAAGGRNTRAKTAGGVDANASKTHLMDVAKRLEIRGRSRMTKPELVDAIQKANASSTRKARSK from the coding sequence ATGCCGGCCCGTGAGGACATGCCGAGCACGCTGAAGCGGTCGCCGAAGAAGGCGCAGGAGACGTACGCGAAGACGCACGACTCGGCGGTGGAGCAGTACGGCGAGGGGGAGCGGGCGCACCGCACCGCGTTCTCCGCGGTCAAGCACTCGTTCGAGAAGGTCGGCGACCACTGGGAGCCGAAGGCGAAGAAGGGCCCGAGCGACGCCAAGGCCGCGGGCGGGCGGAACACCCGGGCGAAGACGGCCGGCGGCGTGGACGCGAACGCCTCCAAGACCCACCTGATGGACGTGGCCAAGCGGCTGGAGATCCGCGGCCGGTCCCGGATGACCAAGCCCGAGCTGGTCGACGCGATCCAGAAGGCGAACGCCTCCAGCACGCGCAAGGCCCGGAGCAAGTAG
- a CDS encoding LCP family protein, protein MKIPRWARIVLILGAVLAVASTGTIVGARMLIDGATAAIPQTTLIEGDARAPRREQGKAIDGAINLLLVGIDARDTGGGSDGDSVRSDTIIILHIPKAHDRAYLISVPRDWLVDIPAYRKNGFAGISDKINTAFSAGYAGDGDRMEKLGRGVDLLSTTLNKTTGIQFDGAAIIDFDGFASVIHALGGVDMCVAEAAESAHLGVDADGKLVQGWYSEAYGIQLPPGAQPFVHRPGCRTMSATEALDYSRIRKSLPNGDYDRQNHQQQLIKAIVDKATTRGVLTDLGKLNDLVAAAGDAFVLDTGDASIADYVFTLRNLRADDMVLLKTNAGKTNTQFINGTSFEMLDQPSMDMLTAAKNGTLDTFLTQHPDYNADSPAADK, encoded by the coding sequence ATGAAAATTCCGCGCTGGGCGCGCATCGTCCTCATTCTCGGCGCCGTGCTGGCGGTCGCGAGCACCGGCACGATCGTCGGCGCGCGCATGCTGATCGACGGCGCGACCGCGGCCATCCCGCAGACCACGCTGATCGAGGGCGACGCCCGGGCACCCCGGCGCGAGCAGGGCAAGGCCATCGACGGCGCGATCAACCTGCTCCTGGTCGGCATCGACGCGCGCGACACCGGCGGTGGCAGCGACGGCGACTCGGTCCGGTCGGACACGATCATCATCCTGCACATCCCGAAGGCGCACGACCGGGCGTACCTGATCTCCGTCCCGCGTGACTGGCTGGTCGACATCCCGGCGTACCGCAAGAACGGCTTCGCCGGCATCAGCGACAAAATCAACACCGCGTTCTCCGCCGGGTACGCGGGCGACGGCGACCGCATGGAGAAACTCGGCCGCGGCGTGGACCTGCTGTCGACCACGCTCAACAAGACGACCGGCATCCAGTTCGACGGCGCCGCGATCATCGACTTCGACGGCTTCGCCAGCGTGATCCACGCGCTCGGCGGCGTGGACATGTGCGTGGCCGAGGCCGCCGAGTCCGCGCACCTCGGCGTGGACGCGGACGGCAAACTGGTGCAGGGCTGGTACTCCGAGGCGTACGGCATCCAGCTCCCGCCGGGGGCGCAGCCGTTCGTGCACCGCCCCGGCTGCCGGACCATGAGCGCGACCGAGGCGCTCGACTACTCCCGCATCCGCAAGAGCCTGCCGAACGGCGACTACGACCGGCAGAATCACCAGCAGCAGCTGATCAAGGCGATCGTGGACAAGGCCACCACCCGCGGCGTCCTCACCGACCTCGGCAAACTCAACGACCTGGTCGCCGCCGCCGGCGACGCATTCGTCCTGGACACCGGCGACGCCTCCATCGCCGACTACGTCTTCACCCTCCGCAACCTCCGCGCGGACGACATGGTGCTACTCAAGACCAACGCCGGCAAGACCAACACCCAGTTCATCAACGGTACGTCGTTCGAGATGCTCGACCAGCCCTCGATGGACATGCTGACCGCCGCCAAGAACGGCACCCTCGACACCTTCCTCACCCAACACCCCGACTACAACGCCGACTCCCCCGCCGCGGACAAGTAA
- a CDS encoding sensor histidine kinase, with the protein MTGSLWRLAKRLVPGRARPGAVTAGEMLVLRTLCHELRPPVSTLGSLLRALDRETDPPARGADDSHALARLAAAHTRHLEELLRHAADIAEGLSRAPDDAATVPLGRLLPELAATVPDGRLDLRVGAAAARWPVHPRHTRQILMNLLANAVRHGPADGRITLLARTGARSLRLMVCDEGEVTAELTAALRRDAAPAGMHGLGLWLVRQLARRHGGSVHARPVVPSGVAVCVLLPRRPGLSRRGQRLAR; encoded by the coding sequence ATGACCGGTTCGCTGTGGCGCCTCGCCAAGCGCCTCGTCCCCGGGCGCGCCCGGCCGGGCGCGGTCACCGCCGGCGAGATGCTGGTGCTGCGCACGCTCTGCCACGAGCTCCGCCCGCCGGTCAGCACGCTCGGCTCGCTCCTGCGCGCGCTCGACCGCGAGACGGACCCGCCGGCGCGGGGTGCGGACGACTCGCACGCGCTCGCCCGGCTGGCCGCCGCGCACACCCGGCACCTGGAGGAGTTGCTGCGGCACGCCGCCGACATCGCCGAGGGGCTCAGTCGCGCGCCGGACGACGCTGCGACCGTGCCGCTCGGCCGGCTGCTGCCCGAGCTGGCCGCCACCGTGCCGGACGGCCGCCTCGACCTGCGGGTCGGCGCCGCCGCGGCCCGCTGGCCGGTGCATCCCCGGCACACCCGGCAGATCCTGATGAACCTGCTGGCCAACGCGGTACGGCACGGGCCGGCGGACGGCCGGATCACGCTGCTCGCGCGTACCGGCGCGCGGTCCCTGCGGTTGATGGTGTGCGACGAGGGTGAGGTCACCGCGGAGCTGACGGCCGCGCTGCGCCGGGACGCGGCACCGGCCGGCATGCACGGCCTGGGACTGTGGCTGGTCCGGCAGCTCGCCCGGCGGCACGGCGGCAGCGTCCACGCGCGCCCGGTCGTACCGTCCGGGGTCGCGGTCTGTGTGCTCCTCCCCCGCCGTCCCGGACTGTCACGCCGGGGCCAGCGGTTGGCCCGGTGA
- a CDS encoding zinc-dependent alcohol dehydrogenase: MRALCWEGVNDLAVRDVPDPEMRNEQDIVVKVRKTVTCGSDLHLIGGYIPFMSRGDVLGHEFVGEVVEVGAQVRKHRVGDRVVVSSFVSCGRCWFCSQELYSLCDNGNTNPAITESMWGFAPGGCFGYSHAMGGFAGSHAEYIRVPFGDVGAFTIPDEVDDLRALFASDSAATGWMGADLGGVKPGDVVAVWGAGAVGQMAARASVLLGAERVLIIDRYDNRLDQAAKFAGAEPLNYVRDDVGAALLEATGGRGPDVCIEAVGMEAHRPGPQHAYDQVKQQLRLQTDRPSAVRDAIYQARKGGSVFVLGVYAGFVDKFPLGAMMNKGLTVRGAQMHGQRYIPMLLDRMARGELVTEHLATHVMPLDRGVEGYRMFKDKEDGCVRAVFEP; encoded by the coding sequence GTGAGGGCGCTGTGCTGGGAAGGCGTGAACGACCTCGCGGTACGGGACGTGCCCGACCCCGAGATGCGCAACGAGCAGGACATCGTCGTCAAGGTGCGCAAGACCGTCACGTGCGGTTCGGACCTGCACCTGATCGGCGGGTACATCCCGTTCATGAGCCGCGGGGACGTGCTCGGCCACGAGTTCGTCGGCGAGGTGGTCGAGGTCGGCGCGCAGGTGCGCAAACACCGGGTCGGCGACCGGGTGGTGGTCAGTTCGTTCGTGTCCTGCGGCCGGTGCTGGTTCTGCTCGCAGGAGCTCTACTCGCTGTGCGACAACGGCAACACGAACCCGGCGATCACGGAGTCGATGTGGGGCTTCGCGCCCGGCGGCTGCTTCGGCTACTCGCACGCGATGGGCGGCTTCGCGGGCAGCCACGCGGAGTACATCCGGGTCCCGTTCGGCGACGTCGGCGCGTTCACCATCCCGGACGAGGTCGACGACCTGCGCGCGCTGTTCGCGTCGGACTCCGCCGCGACCGGCTGGATGGGCGCGGACCTCGGCGGCGTGAAGCCCGGCGACGTGGTGGCGGTCTGGGGTGCCGGCGCGGTCGGGCAGATGGCCGCGCGCGCGTCCGTGCTGCTCGGCGCGGAGCGCGTGCTGATCATCGACCGGTACGACAACCGCCTCGACCAGGCCGCGAAGTTCGCCGGTGCGGAGCCGCTGAACTATGTGCGCGACGACGTGGGCGCGGCGCTGCTGGAGGCGACCGGCGGGCGCGGCCCGGACGTGTGCATCGAGGCGGTCGGCATGGAGGCGCACCGGCCCGGCCCGCAGCACGCGTACGACCAGGTGAAGCAGCAGCTGCGGTTGCAGACCGACCGGCCGTCCGCGGTCCGGGACGCGATCTATCAGGCGCGCAAGGGCGGCAGCGTGTTCGTGCTCGGCGTCTACGCCGGGTTCGTCGACAAGTTCCCGCTCGGCGCCATGATGAACAAGGGCCTGACCGTCCGCGGTGCCCAGATGCACGGCCAGCGGTACATCCCGATGCTGCTGGACCGGATGGCGCGCGGCGAGCTGGTGACCGAGCACCTGGCCACCCACGTGATGCCGCTGGACCGCGGTGTCGAGGGATACCGGATGTTCAAGGACAAGGAGGACGGCTGCGTGCGCGCGGTCTTCGAGCCCTGA